A genomic segment from Amphiprion ocellaris isolate individual 3 ecotype Okinawa chromosome 17, ASM2253959v1, whole genome shotgun sequence encodes:
- the rapgef1b gene encoding rap guanine nucleotide exchange factor 1b isoform X7 produces the protein MGNISWRSQASSEDTDSSLQGDLDEDTDSQRSHLSTFTMILKDKFHSPKIKRTPSKKGKQLQPEPAAKSTEKPANKKVSRLEEHEKEVVSALRYFKTIVDKMVVEKKVLEMLPGSASKVLEAILPLVQVEARIQHSSALSSCHSRVYQSLANLIRWADQVMLDGIDLEDKENVASVTAVIKAVLDGVKELVKLTIEKQEQPSPTTPNKPAPPATTAESTVSSEMPLIDREQEVLNKTAPAATPAEAAPEIPDEEVAPPKPPLPEAKMAELRAQLSADAGQRRPSQKENPPPALPPKKRQSAPSPTPVAVVAPMSRGSSLPCSDHRQEYEQEFLQRRFSGGSHSYGGDSPRLSPCSSMGKLSKSDEQLSSMEQDSGQCSRNTSCETLDNTENYDPDYDFLHQDLSAGDNLPPIPVGGCLSPLPESHSESSSPVPGQHPTHPRFSAPPAQQPEYWTPQPNQTNPLQSSRISAPPALPLKKRRSTQTSSFPDAGSRVLYERYPSQYDNLSEEELHPTPPFPLFTPISPMPQTNGGVFVAQYVASENADVPASPPPLPEKKSRNILQYMQFVEDYSEPQPSVFYQMPQSESIYEQRNKRFQEVYGFNDSFSSTDSVHEPLQPPALPPKQRQLETIAADDVLQDPTPQMPSTNSKEGLDKERRQKSTESAGSDEEDVDELSLIDHKEIMSRITLKQENDDGPDVRAGSGDILLVHATETDRKDLVLYCEAFLTTYRTFITPEDLIKKLHYRYTTFCHSPDTVKKRVSKNTFFVLVRVVDELCLVELTEDILKQLMDLVFTLVCNGELSLARVLRKNILDKVEQKKLLRYTNSLKPLAARGVSARPGTLHDFRSHEIADQLTLLDAELFYKIEIPEVLLWAKEQNEEKSPNLTQFTEHFNNMSYWVRSLIIQQEKAQDREKLLLKFIKIMKHLRKLNNFNSYLAILSALDSAPIRRLEWQKQTSEGLEEYCTLIDSSSSFRAYRAALAEVEPPCIPYLGLILQDLTFVHLGNPDLIDGKVNFSKRWQQFNILDSMRRFQQVHYELKRNEDIVSFFNDFSDHLAEEALWELSLKIKPRNIGRRKTDREEKT, from the exons ACTCGCAACGGTCCCATCTGTCCACTTTCACCATGATATTGAAGGACAAGTTCCATTCCCCCAAGATCAAGAGGACTCCATCCAAGAAGGGCAAGCAGCTTCAGCCCGAGCCAGCAGCCAAGAGCACAGAGAAACCTGCTAACAAG aaGGTTAGTCGGCTAGAGGAGCATGAAAAGGAGGTGGTCAGTGCCCTGCGCTACTTCAAGACAATCGTGGACAAAATGGTCGTAGAGAAGAAAGTGCTGGAGATGCTTCCAGGCTCAGCCAGCAAAGTGCTTGAAGCAATCCTGCCTCTGGTTCAGGTAGAGGCACGGATACAGCACAG CTCGGCGCTGTCCTCTTGCCATAGCCGTGTCTATCAGAGTCTGGCCAACCTCATCCGTTGGGCTGACCAGGTGATGCTGGATGGCATCGACTTGGAGGACAAGGAAAATGTGGCGTCTGTCACCGCTGTCATCAAAGCAGTGCTGGATGGAGTAAAG GAACTGGTGAAGCTGACCATAGAGAAGCAGGAGCAGCCGTCACCCACAACCCCCAACAAACCAGCACCACCTGCTAccacagcagagag CACGGTGTCATCGGAGATGCCCTTGATAGATCGGGAACAGGAGGTCTTGAATAAGACAGCTCCAGCAGCTACTCCTGCAGAGGCTGCTCCTGAAATACCAGATGAGGAAGTGGCCCCTCCCAAACCCCCTCTTCCTGAAGCCAAAATGGCAGAGCTCAG AGCACAGTTGAGTGCTGACGCTGGCCAAAGGAGACCCTCTCAAAAGGAGAA tcctcctccagctcttccCCCTAAGAAACGCCAGTCAGCCCCTTCGCCTACTCCGGTGGCAGTGGTTGCCCCAATGAGCCGTGGCTCCAGTCTGCCGTGCAGCGACCACAGACAG GAGTACGAGCAGGAGTTCCTGCAGAGACGTTTCTCAGGGGGGAGCCACTCCTATGGTGGCGACTCTCCACGCCTTTCTCCATGCAGCAGCATGGGAAAACTCAGCAAGTCTGATGAGCAGCTTTCTTCCATGGAGCAGGACAGTGGTCAGTGTTCTCGTAACACCAGCTGTGAGACGCTGG ACAACACAGAGAATTACGACCCAGACTATGACTTCCTCCACCAGGACTTGTCAGCTGGGGATAACCTGCCTCCAATACCGGTGGGAGGCTGCCTGAGCCCTCTGCCTGAGTCTCACAGCGAGTCCTCTTCCCCTGTTCCTGGACAGCATCCCACACATCCCCGCTTCAGTGCTCCCCCAGCCCAGCAGCCAGAATACTGGACCCCCCAGCCTAATCAAACTAATCCCTTACAGTCCTCCCGCATCAGCGCACCCCCTGCCTTACCACTGAAGAAGCGACGCAGCACCCAAACATCATCCTTCCCTGATGCAGGGTCCAGGGTGTTGTATGAACGCTACCCTTCCCAATATGACAACCTGTCAGAAGAGGAGCTTCACCCTACGCCACCATTCCCCCTTTTCACGCCCATCTCGCCCATGCCTCAGACAAACGGGGGCGTGTTTGTTGCCCAGTACGTTGCCAGTGAGAATGCAGATGTCCCCGCCAGCCCACCGCCACTgccagaaaagaaaagcagaaaca TCCTTCAGTACATGCAGTTTGTGGAAGACTACTCGGAGCCACAGCCCTCTGTTTTCTACCAGATGCCACAGAGTGAAAGCATCTACGAACAGCGCAACAAGCGCTTCCAGGAGGTCTATGGATTCAATGactccttcagcagcactgaCTCAGTCCATGAGCCACTGCAGCCCCCAGCGTTGCcaccaaaacaaagacaactg GAAACGATTGCAGCTGATGATGTACTCCAAGACCCCACCCCTCAGATGCCATCCACCAATAGTAAAGAGGGTTTGGACAAGGAGAG gagGCAGAAGTCAACAGAATCGGCTGGGAGCGATGAGGAAGATGTGGACGAGCTTTCCCTCATAGACCACAAGGAGATAATGAGCAGGATAACACTAAAACAAGAA AATGACGATGGTCCTGATGTTCGTGCTGGATCAGGAGATATTCTATTAGTCCACGCTACAGAAACAGACCGCAAAG ATCTTGTTTTGTACTGTGAAGCCTTTCTGACTACATATAGGACTTTTATAACCCCAGAGGACCTCATTAAGAAGCTACACTACAGATAT ACCACGTTCTGCCACAGTCCAGACACAGTCAAGAAGAGAGTGAGCAAGAACACGTTCTTCGTGCTGGTTCGTGTGGTTGATGAGCTGTG TCTGGTTGAGTTGACGGAGGACATCTTGAAACAGCTCATGGACCTGGTGTTCACGCTAGTGTGTAACGGCGAGCTGAGCCTCGCCCGCGTGCTCCGCAAGAACATCCTGGATAAGGTGGAGCAAAAGAAGCTGCTGCGCTACACTAACTCCCTCAAGCCCCTCGCCGCCCGAGGGGTCTCTGCAAG GCCTGGAACTCTGCATGACTTCCGCAGTCATGAGATTGCTGATCAGCTAACTCTTCTCGATGCTGAACTTTTCTACAAAATTGAG ATTCCTGAAGTTTTGCTTTGGGCTAAGGAGCAGAATGAGGAGAAGAGTCCGAACCTGACTCAGTTCACAGAGCACTTTAACAACATGAGCTATTG GGTCCGCTCTTTGATAATTCAGCAGGAGAAGGCCCAAGACCGAGAGAAGCTGCTCCTCAAGTTCATTAAGATAATGAAG caCTTAAGAAAGTTGAATAATTTCAACTCCTACTTGGCAATACTGTCCGCCCTGGACTCAGCCCCCATCAGGAGATTGGAGTGGCAGAAACAGACCTCAGAG GGATTGGAGGAATATTGCACGCTGATCGacagctcctcctccttcagAGCATACAGAGCTGCTCTGGCTGAAGTGGAGCCTCCATGCATCCCGTACTT GGGTCTCATCCTCCAGGACCTGACCTTCGTCCACCTGGGGAACCCCGACCTCATCGATGGGAAGGTCAATTTCTCCAAACGCTGGCAGCAGTTCAACATTCTGGACAGCATGCGCCGCTTCCAGCAAGT GCATTATGAGCTGAAGCGCAACGAAGACATCGTCTCTTTCTTCAACGACTTCAGCGACCACCTGGCAGAGGAGGCCCTGTGGGAACTGTCGCTGAAGATAAAGCCCAGAAACATTGGCAGGCGTAAGACGGACCGCGAGGAGAAGACCTAG
- the rapgef1b gene encoding rap guanine nucleotide exchange factor 1b isoform X6 has protein sequence MGNISWRSQASSEDTDSSLQGDLDEDTDSQRSHLSTFTMILKDKFHSPKIKRTPSKKGKQLQPEPAAKSTEKPANKKVSRLEEHEKEVVSALRYFKTIVDKMVVEKKVLEMLPGSASKVLEAILPLVQVEARIQHSSALSSCHSRVYQSLANLIRWADQVMLDGIDLEDKENVASVTAVIKAVLDGVKELVKLTIEKQEQPSPTTPNKPAPPATTAESTVSSEMPLIDREQEVLNKTAPAATPAEAAPEIPDEEVAPPKPPLPEAKMAELRAQLSADAGQRRPSQKENPPPALPPKKRQSAPSPTPVAVVAPMSRGSSLPCSDHRQEYEQEFLQRRFSGGSHSYGGDSPRLSPCSSMGKLSKSDEQLSSMEQDSGQCSRNTSCETLDNTENYDPDYDFLHQDLSAGDNLPPIPVGGCLSPLPESHSESSSPVPGQHPTHPRFSAPPAQQPEYWTPQPNQTNPLQSSRISAPPALPLKKRRSTQTSSFPDAGSRVLYERYPSQYDNLSEEELHPTPPFPLFTPISPMPQTNGGVFVAQYVASENADVPASPPPLPEKKSRNILQYMQFVEDYSEPQPSVFYQMPQSESIYEQRNKRFQEVYGFNDSFSSTDSVHEPLQPPALPPKQRQLSESANDEGGEGEYVNLYSSSQANGELPLSLRETIAADDVLQDPTPQMPSTNSKEGLDKERRQKSTESAGSDEEDVDELSLIDHKEIMSRITLKQENDDGPDVRAGSGDILLVHATETDRKDLVLYCEAFLTTYRTFITPEDLIKKLHYRYTTFCHSPDTVKKRVSKNTFFVLVRVVDELCLVELTEDILKQLMDLVFTLVCNGELSLARVLRKNILDKVEQKKLLRYTNSLKPLAARGVSARPGTLHDFRSHEIADQLTLLDAELFYKIEIPEVLLWAKEQNEEKSPNLTQFTEHFNNMSYWVRSLIIQQEKAQDREKLLLKFIKIMKHLRKLNNFNSYLAILSALDSAPIRRLEWQKQTSEGLEEYCTLIDSSSSFRAYRAALAEVEPPCIPYLGLILQDLTFVHLGNPDLIDGKVNFSKRWQQFNILDSMRRFQQVHYELKRNEDIVSFFNDFSDHLAEEALWELSLKIKPRNIGRRKTDREEKT, from the exons ACTCGCAACGGTCCCATCTGTCCACTTTCACCATGATATTGAAGGACAAGTTCCATTCCCCCAAGATCAAGAGGACTCCATCCAAGAAGGGCAAGCAGCTTCAGCCCGAGCCAGCAGCCAAGAGCACAGAGAAACCTGCTAACAAG aaGGTTAGTCGGCTAGAGGAGCATGAAAAGGAGGTGGTCAGTGCCCTGCGCTACTTCAAGACAATCGTGGACAAAATGGTCGTAGAGAAGAAAGTGCTGGAGATGCTTCCAGGCTCAGCCAGCAAAGTGCTTGAAGCAATCCTGCCTCTGGTTCAGGTAGAGGCACGGATACAGCACAG CTCGGCGCTGTCCTCTTGCCATAGCCGTGTCTATCAGAGTCTGGCCAACCTCATCCGTTGGGCTGACCAGGTGATGCTGGATGGCATCGACTTGGAGGACAAGGAAAATGTGGCGTCTGTCACCGCTGTCATCAAAGCAGTGCTGGATGGAGTAAAG GAACTGGTGAAGCTGACCATAGAGAAGCAGGAGCAGCCGTCACCCACAACCCCCAACAAACCAGCACCACCTGCTAccacagcagagag CACGGTGTCATCGGAGATGCCCTTGATAGATCGGGAACAGGAGGTCTTGAATAAGACAGCTCCAGCAGCTACTCCTGCAGAGGCTGCTCCTGAAATACCAGATGAGGAAGTGGCCCCTCCCAAACCCCCTCTTCCTGAAGCCAAAATGGCAGAGCTCAG AGCACAGTTGAGTGCTGACGCTGGCCAAAGGAGACCCTCTCAAAAGGAGAA tcctcctccagctcttccCCCTAAGAAACGCCAGTCAGCCCCTTCGCCTACTCCGGTGGCAGTGGTTGCCCCAATGAGCCGTGGCTCCAGTCTGCCGTGCAGCGACCACAGACAG GAGTACGAGCAGGAGTTCCTGCAGAGACGTTTCTCAGGGGGGAGCCACTCCTATGGTGGCGACTCTCCACGCCTTTCTCCATGCAGCAGCATGGGAAAACTCAGCAAGTCTGATGAGCAGCTTTCTTCCATGGAGCAGGACAGTGGTCAGTGTTCTCGTAACACCAGCTGTGAGACGCTGG ACAACACAGAGAATTACGACCCAGACTATGACTTCCTCCACCAGGACTTGTCAGCTGGGGATAACCTGCCTCCAATACCGGTGGGAGGCTGCCTGAGCCCTCTGCCTGAGTCTCACAGCGAGTCCTCTTCCCCTGTTCCTGGACAGCATCCCACACATCCCCGCTTCAGTGCTCCCCCAGCCCAGCAGCCAGAATACTGGACCCCCCAGCCTAATCAAACTAATCCCTTACAGTCCTCCCGCATCAGCGCACCCCCTGCCTTACCACTGAAGAAGCGACGCAGCACCCAAACATCATCCTTCCCTGATGCAGGGTCCAGGGTGTTGTATGAACGCTACCCTTCCCAATATGACAACCTGTCAGAAGAGGAGCTTCACCCTACGCCACCATTCCCCCTTTTCACGCCCATCTCGCCCATGCCTCAGACAAACGGGGGCGTGTTTGTTGCCCAGTACGTTGCCAGTGAGAATGCAGATGTCCCCGCCAGCCCACCGCCACTgccagaaaagaaaagcagaaaca TCCTTCAGTACATGCAGTTTGTGGAAGACTACTCGGAGCCACAGCCCTCTGTTTTCTACCAGATGCCACAGAGTGAAAGCATCTACGAACAGCGCAACAAGCGCTTCCAGGAGGTCTATGGATTCAATGactccttcagcagcactgaCTCAGTCCATGAGCCACTGCAGCCCCCAGCGTTGCcaccaaaacaaagacaactg AGCGAGAGCGCGAATGACGAGGGTGGGGAGGGGGAGTATGTCAACTTGTACTCTTCCAGCCAGGCCAATGGGGAGCTGCCTCTCTCCCTCAGA GAAACGATTGCAGCTGATGATGTACTCCAAGACCCCACCCCTCAGATGCCATCCACCAATAGTAAAGAGGGTTTGGACAAGGAGAG gagGCAGAAGTCAACAGAATCGGCTGGGAGCGATGAGGAAGATGTGGACGAGCTTTCCCTCATAGACCACAAGGAGATAATGAGCAGGATAACACTAAAACAAGAA AATGACGATGGTCCTGATGTTCGTGCTGGATCAGGAGATATTCTATTAGTCCACGCTACAGAAACAGACCGCAAAG ATCTTGTTTTGTACTGTGAAGCCTTTCTGACTACATATAGGACTTTTATAACCCCAGAGGACCTCATTAAGAAGCTACACTACAGATAT ACCACGTTCTGCCACAGTCCAGACACAGTCAAGAAGAGAGTGAGCAAGAACACGTTCTTCGTGCTGGTTCGTGTGGTTGATGAGCTGTG TCTGGTTGAGTTGACGGAGGACATCTTGAAACAGCTCATGGACCTGGTGTTCACGCTAGTGTGTAACGGCGAGCTGAGCCTCGCCCGCGTGCTCCGCAAGAACATCCTGGATAAGGTGGAGCAAAAGAAGCTGCTGCGCTACACTAACTCCCTCAAGCCCCTCGCCGCCCGAGGGGTCTCTGCAAG GCCTGGAACTCTGCATGACTTCCGCAGTCATGAGATTGCTGATCAGCTAACTCTTCTCGATGCTGAACTTTTCTACAAAATTGAG ATTCCTGAAGTTTTGCTTTGGGCTAAGGAGCAGAATGAGGAGAAGAGTCCGAACCTGACTCAGTTCACAGAGCACTTTAACAACATGAGCTATTG GGTCCGCTCTTTGATAATTCAGCAGGAGAAGGCCCAAGACCGAGAGAAGCTGCTCCTCAAGTTCATTAAGATAATGAAG caCTTAAGAAAGTTGAATAATTTCAACTCCTACTTGGCAATACTGTCCGCCCTGGACTCAGCCCCCATCAGGAGATTGGAGTGGCAGAAACAGACCTCAGAG GGATTGGAGGAATATTGCACGCTGATCGacagctcctcctccttcagAGCATACAGAGCTGCTCTGGCTGAAGTGGAGCCTCCATGCATCCCGTACTT GGGTCTCATCCTCCAGGACCTGACCTTCGTCCACCTGGGGAACCCCGACCTCATCGATGGGAAGGTCAATTTCTCCAAACGCTGGCAGCAGTTCAACATTCTGGACAGCATGCGCCGCTTCCAGCAAGT GCATTATGAGCTGAAGCGCAACGAAGACATCGTCTCTTTCTTCAACGACTTCAGCGACCACCTGGCAGAGGAGGCCCTGTGGGAACTGTCGCTGAAGATAAAGCCCAGAAACATTGGCAGGCGTAAGACGGACCGCGAGGAGAAGACCTAG
- the rapgef1b gene encoding rap guanine nucleotide exchange factor 1b isoform X3, with product MSRKIESKQDSQRSHLSTFTMILKDKFHSPKIKRTPSKKGKQLQPEPAAKSTEKPANKKVSRLEEHEKEVVSALRYFKTIVDKMVVEKKVLEMLPGSASKVLEAILPLVQVEARIQHSSALSSCHSRVYQSLANLIRWADQVMLDGIDLEDKENVASVTAVIKAVLDGVKELVKLTIEKQEQPSPTTPNKPAPPATTAESTVSSEMPLIDREQEVLNKTAPAATPAEAAPEIPDEEVAPPKPPLPEAKMAELRAQLSADAGQRRPSQKENPPPALPPKKRQSAPSPTPVAVVAPMSRGSSLPCSDHRQEYEQEFLQRRFSGGSHSYGGDSPRLSPCSSMGKLSKSDEQLSSMEQDSGQCSRNTSCETLDNTENYDPDYDFLHQDLSAGDNLPPIPVGGCLSPLPESHSESSSPVPGQHPTHPRFSAPPAQQPEYWTPQPNQTNPLQSSRISAPPALPLKKRRSTQTSSFPDAGSRVLYERYPSQYDNLSEEELHPTPPFPLFTPISPMPQTNGGVFVAQYVASENADVPASPPPLPEKKSRNILQYMQFVEDYSEPQPSVFYQMPQSESIYEQRNKRFQEVYGFNDSFSSTDSVHEPLQPPALPPKQRQLASHSSSPSSSSSSSLSCHLQPSVAAMEEAGSGLGLSMSVSNSYLIGQASLTTPTSLDQVALTNATILDGSGGGPNGSLTGSMGSVAVCLPSESSLTDSLHTSASESANDEGGEGEYVNLYSSSQANGELPLSLRETIAADDVLQDPTPQMPSTNSKEGLDKERRQKSTESAGSDEEDVDELSLIDHKEIMSRITLKQENDDGPDVRAGSGDILLVHATETDRKDLVLYCEAFLTTYRTFITPEDLIKKLHYRYTTFCHSPDTVKKRVSKNTFFVLVRVVDELCLVELTEDILKQLMDLVFTLVCNGELSLARVLRKNILDKVEQKKLLRYTNSLKPLAARGVSARPGTLHDFRSHEIADQLTLLDAELFYKIEIPEVLLWAKEQNEEKSPNLTQFTEHFNNMSYWVRSLIIQQEKAQDREKLLLKFIKIMKHLRKLNNFNSYLAILSALDSAPIRRLEWQKQTSEGLEEYCTLIDSSSSFRAYRAALAEVEPPCIPYLGLILQDLTFVHLGNPDLIDGKVNFSKRWQQFNILDSMRRFQQVHYELKRNEDIVSFFNDFSDHLAEEALWELSLKIKPRNIGRRKTDREEKT from the exons ACTCGCAACGGTCCCATCTGTCCACTTTCACCATGATATTGAAGGACAAGTTCCATTCCCCCAAGATCAAGAGGACTCCATCCAAGAAGGGCAAGCAGCTTCAGCCCGAGCCAGCAGCCAAGAGCACAGAGAAACCTGCTAACAAG aaGGTTAGTCGGCTAGAGGAGCATGAAAAGGAGGTGGTCAGTGCCCTGCGCTACTTCAAGACAATCGTGGACAAAATGGTCGTAGAGAAGAAAGTGCTGGAGATGCTTCCAGGCTCAGCCAGCAAAGTGCTTGAAGCAATCCTGCCTCTGGTTCAGGTAGAGGCACGGATACAGCACAG CTCGGCGCTGTCCTCTTGCCATAGCCGTGTCTATCAGAGTCTGGCCAACCTCATCCGTTGGGCTGACCAGGTGATGCTGGATGGCATCGACTTGGAGGACAAGGAAAATGTGGCGTCTGTCACCGCTGTCATCAAAGCAGTGCTGGATGGAGTAAAG GAACTGGTGAAGCTGACCATAGAGAAGCAGGAGCAGCCGTCACCCACAACCCCCAACAAACCAGCACCACCTGCTAccacagcagagag CACGGTGTCATCGGAGATGCCCTTGATAGATCGGGAACAGGAGGTCTTGAATAAGACAGCTCCAGCAGCTACTCCTGCAGAGGCTGCTCCTGAAATACCAGATGAGGAAGTGGCCCCTCCCAAACCCCCTCTTCCTGAAGCCAAAATGGCAGAGCTCAG AGCACAGTTGAGTGCTGACGCTGGCCAAAGGAGACCCTCTCAAAAGGAGAA tcctcctccagctcttccCCCTAAGAAACGCCAGTCAGCCCCTTCGCCTACTCCGGTGGCAGTGGTTGCCCCAATGAGCCGTGGCTCCAGTCTGCCGTGCAGCGACCACAGACAG GAGTACGAGCAGGAGTTCCTGCAGAGACGTTTCTCAGGGGGGAGCCACTCCTATGGTGGCGACTCTCCACGCCTTTCTCCATGCAGCAGCATGGGAAAACTCAGCAAGTCTGATGAGCAGCTTTCTTCCATGGAGCAGGACAGTGGTCAGTGTTCTCGTAACACCAGCTGTGAGACGCTGG ACAACACAGAGAATTACGACCCAGACTATGACTTCCTCCACCAGGACTTGTCAGCTGGGGATAACCTGCCTCCAATACCGGTGGGAGGCTGCCTGAGCCCTCTGCCTGAGTCTCACAGCGAGTCCTCTTCCCCTGTTCCTGGACAGCATCCCACACATCCCCGCTTCAGTGCTCCCCCAGCCCAGCAGCCAGAATACTGGACCCCCCAGCCTAATCAAACTAATCCCTTACAGTCCTCCCGCATCAGCGCACCCCCTGCCTTACCACTGAAGAAGCGACGCAGCACCCAAACATCATCCTTCCCTGATGCAGGGTCCAGGGTGTTGTATGAACGCTACCCTTCCCAATATGACAACCTGTCAGAAGAGGAGCTTCACCCTACGCCACCATTCCCCCTTTTCACGCCCATCTCGCCCATGCCTCAGACAAACGGGGGCGTGTTTGTTGCCCAGTACGTTGCCAGTGAGAATGCAGATGTCCCCGCCAGCCCACCGCCACTgccagaaaagaaaagcagaaaca TCCTTCAGTACATGCAGTTTGTGGAAGACTACTCGGAGCCACAGCCCTCTGTTTTCTACCAGATGCCACAGAGTGAAAGCATCTACGAACAGCGCAACAAGCGCTTCCAGGAGGTCTATGGATTCAATGactccttcagcagcactgaCTCAGTCCATGAGCCACTGCAGCCCCCAGCGTTGCcaccaaaacaaagacaactg GCCTCTCACTCTtcttccccttcctcctcctcctcctcttccctctcctGCCACCTCCAGCCGTCTGTAGCGGCCATGGAGGAGGCGGGCTCTGGGCTGGGCCTCAGCATGTCCGTCTCTAACTCCTACCTGATTGGCCAGGCGTCCTTGACCACGCCCACG AGCTTGGACCAGGTTGCCTTGACCAATGCCACCATTCTGGATGGCAGCGGGGGCGGGCCCAACGGTTCCCTGACTGGCTCAATGGGTTCTGTGGCTGTCTGTCTTCCTTCTGAGTCTTCTCTCACTGACTCTCTCCACACCTCAGCG AGCGAGAGCGCGAATGACGAGGGTGGGGAGGGGGAGTATGTCAACTTGTACTCTTCCAGCCAGGCCAATGGGGAGCTGCCTCTCTCCCTCAGA GAAACGATTGCAGCTGATGATGTACTCCAAGACCCCACCCCTCAGATGCCATCCACCAATAGTAAAGAGGGTTTGGACAAGGAGAG gagGCAGAAGTCAACAGAATCGGCTGGGAGCGATGAGGAAGATGTGGACGAGCTTTCCCTCATAGACCACAAGGAGATAATGAGCAGGATAACACTAAAACAAGAA AATGACGATGGTCCTGATGTTCGTGCTGGATCAGGAGATATTCTATTAGTCCACGCTACAGAAACAGACCGCAAAG ATCTTGTTTTGTACTGTGAAGCCTTTCTGACTACATATAGGACTTTTATAACCCCAGAGGACCTCATTAAGAAGCTACACTACAGATAT ACCACGTTCTGCCACAGTCCAGACACAGTCAAGAAGAGAGTGAGCAAGAACACGTTCTTCGTGCTGGTTCGTGTGGTTGATGAGCTGTG TCTGGTTGAGTTGACGGAGGACATCTTGAAACAGCTCATGGACCTGGTGTTCACGCTAGTGTGTAACGGCGAGCTGAGCCTCGCCCGCGTGCTCCGCAAGAACATCCTGGATAAGGTGGAGCAAAAGAAGCTGCTGCGCTACACTAACTCCCTCAAGCCCCTCGCCGCCCGAGGGGTCTCTGCAAG GCCTGGAACTCTGCATGACTTCCGCAGTCATGAGATTGCTGATCAGCTAACTCTTCTCGATGCTGAACTTTTCTACAAAATTGAG ATTCCTGAAGTTTTGCTTTGGGCTAAGGAGCAGAATGAGGAGAAGAGTCCGAACCTGACTCAGTTCACAGAGCACTTTAACAACATGAGCTATTG GGTCCGCTCTTTGATAATTCAGCAGGAGAAGGCCCAAGACCGAGAGAAGCTGCTCCTCAAGTTCATTAAGATAATGAAG caCTTAAGAAAGTTGAATAATTTCAACTCCTACTTGGCAATACTGTCCGCCCTGGACTCAGCCCCCATCAGGAGATTGGAGTGGCAGAAACAGACCTCAGAG GGATTGGAGGAATATTGCACGCTGATCGacagctcctcctccttcagAGCATACAGAGCTGCTCTGGCTGAAGTGGAGCCTCCATGCATCCCGTACTT GGGTCTCATCCTCCAGGACCTGACCTTCGTCCACCTGGGGAACCCCGACCTCATCGATGGGAAGGTCAATTTCTCCAAACGCTGGCAGCAGTTCAACATTCTGGACAGCATGCGCCGCTTCCAGCAAGT GCATTATGAGCTGAAGCGCAACGAAGACATCGTCTCTTTCTTCAACGACTTCAGCGACCACCTGGCAGAGGAGGCCCTGTGGGAACTGTCGCTGAAGATAAAGCCCAGAAACATTGGCAGGCGTAAGACGGACCGCGAGGAGAAGACCTAG